In Mobula hypostoma chromosome 13, sMobHyp1.1, whole genome shotgun sequence, the following are encoded in one genomic region:
- the LOC134355540 gene encoding G-protein coupled receptor 37-like 1, producing MSLSLAVLFVLQVFVFGSTASGISEGLPDLRMDIREEMGDLRLEDKENGAQLLLEGKMEGTGAPNLNWGSEKLRKVSSGEMLRNITVFTLKPEMRVQRGTGENGKVVSEESTAASLQNNSMESRHFSPTHFQITSRIPLSSLIDEGTQTQDEGTGRIPSEQRNEVETTAERLQLESNLYSVTDTTYSAYAVVLLSLILFIVGNIGNLAVMCIVCHNYYMKSAWNNILAGMACWDFFVIFFCLPVVVFNEITKKRLLGDIGCKVVPYLEVSCLGVTTFSLCALSIDRFRSATTVQSQIRLIESCLSIVAKMAVIWIGSMLLALPEVLLWQLDQKTSIISGVVTDYCIIQTSSNLPEHIYGLALTYENSRMWWYFGCYFCLPIIFSVTCQLVTRRVKSTENKSDVKTTSKFAHYESQRNYTLIGLTILYGCCIIPENICNIVVAYTIPEISKETIDLLNIINQFFLFFKSSVTPVLVLCLWKPLGHAFMNCCCCCCDECSPEPSGTDAHDSKMKMEMASIFCDNPKENSAMMTLGTQC from the exons atgtctctctctctcgctgttttATTTGTGCTCCAGGTTTTTGTCTTCGGATCAACAGCCTCTGGCATCTCTGAAGGGCTGCCTGACCTGAGGATGGATATCAGGGAAGAGATGGGGGACTTAAGGCTGGAAGATAAAGAGAATGGCGCTCAGCTTCTACTTGAAGGCAAGATGGAAGGAACAGGTGCACCAAATCTTAACTGGGGTTCAGAAAAGTTGAGAAAAGTGAGTTCTGGAGAAATGTTACGAAATATAACTGTCTTTACCCTGAAGCCCGAGATGAGAGTACAGCGGGGGACGGGTGAGAATGGCAAAGTTGTCTCCGAGGAGTCAACAGCCGCTTCTCTGCAAAACAACTCAATGGAGTCTCGCCACTTCTCGCCAACCCACTTCCAAATCACTTCGAGGATCCCTCTTTCTTCGCTCATAGATGAAGGGACGCAAACACAAGATGAAGGTACGGGTCGAATTCCCAGTGAACAGCGGAATGAAGTGGAGACGACGGCGGAGAGGCTTCAACTGGAGAGCAATCTGTACTCGGTCACTGACACCACTTACAGTGCGTACGCGGTGGTTCTTCTCTCTCTGATACTTTTCATCGTCGGTAACATTGGAAACCTGGCCGTGATGTGCATTGTTTGCCACAACTATTACATGAAGAGCGCCTGGAACAATATTCTGGCTGGCATGGCTTGTTGGGACTTCTTCGTCATCTTCTTCTGTCTGCCTGTGGTTGTCTTCAATGAGATCACAAAGAAACGGTTGCTTGGAGACATCGGCTGTAAGGTCGTGCCTTACTTGGAG GTCTCTTGTCTTGGGGTCACCACCTTTAGTTTGTGCGCACTAAGTATTGACAGGTTTCGTTCTGCAACAACTGTACAGTCACAAATTAGGCTGATAGAAAGTTGTCTGTCTATCGTGGCTAAGATGGCAGTCATCTGGATAGGATCCATGTTACTGGCACTCCCTGAAGTTCTTCTCTGGCAATTGGACCAAAAGACTTCCATTATCTCTGGAGTGGTCACCGATTATTGTATCATTCAAACATCCTCAAACCTTCCTGAGCATATCTACGGACTTGCGCTAACCTATGAGAATTCCAGGATGTGGTGGTATTTTGGCTGCTACTTTTGCTTGCCTATCATTTTTTCTGTTACCTGCCAATTAGTGACAAGAAGGGTAAAAAGCACAGAAAACAAATCTGACGTCAAAACTACATCTAAGTTTGCCCATTATGAAAGTCAGAGGAACTATACATTGATTGGTCTCACCATCCTCTACGGCTGCTGTATCATACCAGAAAATATCTGTAACATTGTGGTGGCCTATACCATCCCTGAAATCTCCAAGGAGACCATTGATTTACTCAACATCATTAATCAGTTCTTTCTGTTTTTTAAGTCATCTGTCACACCAGTGTTGGTCCTCTGCCTCTGGAAGCCTTTGGGCCATGCCTTTAtgaattgttgttgttgttgctgtgaTGAATGTTCCCCAGAGCCCTCAGGAACTGATGCTCACGACAGCAAGATGAAGATGGAAATGGCATCCATATTCTGTGATAATCCCAAGGAAAACTCTGCAATGATGACTCTCGGTACCCAGTGTTGA